TCCCTGGCGCCCGTGCCCGGGAACTTCGGCGACCCGGCGGTTTAGATGCGGCGGATGCTGTTTGAGCGGGCGACCAGAACCCGCTCATTGCTGGGCGGGATTCTCGTCGGCGTCCCCCTTCTCTTCACTGATGACCGGCGCAATGGCCTGCAGTTTATCGCCTGTCTCCAAATTGATAAGTTTGACGCCTTGTGTGTTGCGGCCGGTCTCACGAATGTCTTTTACGGACGTGCGGACCATTTGGCCGCCCACCGTGATGAGCATAATCTCGTCTTCGTCCTTCACGGTAAGCGCGCCCACCACGGCGCCCGTCTTTTCCGTGGTCTTCATCGTAATGATGCCCTTGCCACCGCGCGATTGCTTGCGATACTCCTCGAAACTTGTCCGTTTGCCAACGCCCTGCTCTCCCGCGACCAGCAATGTCGCGTCGGAAACCACAACCGCGGCGGCGACAACCGCGTCATCTTTTTCCAGATTGATTCCCCGCACGCCAGTTGCCGGTCGACCCATCGAACGCACGTCCTCCTCTCCGAACCGGATGCTCATTCCATCCCGGGTGATGAGCACGACTTCGCTCTGTCCGGTCGTCGATTTGACGTCAATCAATGCGTCTCCCGGTTCGATGCCGATGGCGATGATTCCACCCTTGCGGATATTGGCAAACTCATCGAGTGCGGTTTTTTTTACCGTTCCCCGTTTCGTTGCAAAGAAAATAAAACCCGGTTGCTGCCAAGTCTGGTCGTCATTGTTCGGGCCCGACTTGGCAAGGATACGGATGAGCGCGGCCACGGTTTCGCCGGTCTTCAATTCCAGCAGATTTGCGATGCTCCGGCCCTTCGCTGCCCGCCCCATGTCGGGGATTTCATGCACACGTTCAACGTAAACACGCCCGGTGTTCGTGAAGAACATCAGGTAATCATGCGTGCTGGCGGTAAACAGGTGCTCGATGAAGTCCGCCTCCTCTCCGTCCACGGCCGAACCATCACGCGTGGTCATGCCAATGACGCCTTTGCCGCCCCGGCGCTGGGCACGGTACGAACTCGTGTTCGTCCGTTTGATCAGGCCGTTGTGCGTAAGCGTGATGATCACGCCTTCATTCGCAATCAAATCCTCGATGGCAATCTCACCTTCATCGGGCACAAGATCGGTCAGACGAGGCGTGGCATATTTCTCTTTGATCTCCTTCAATTCGCTCTTGATGATCGCCAGGACACGGGCCTCTTTGGCAAGGATATCCATCAAATCCCGGATGGTTTCGAGCAAAGTTTTGTACTCGGCTTCGACCTTGTCGATCTCCAGTCCCGTCAACTGATAAAGCCGTAGATCCAGAATGGCGCCGACCTGCGTCTCGCTGAGTGAGTAACGGCCGTTATTGAAACGAGCCTCGTTCCGGAGCCTGAGACCGAAACCCTGCACCTGCGCGCGCGTGAATTCAAATGCGAGAAGTTTGATTTTTGCTTCCTCACGGTTGTTGGAACTTCGAATCAAGTGAATGAACTCATCCAGGTTCGCCAGCGCGATCAAATAGCCTTCCAGAACCTCGGCCCGATCCTCGGCTTTTCGCAATTCAAACTTCGTGCGCCGTACCACAACCTCGCGCCGGTGTTCGATGTAACAGTTGATCAACTCTTTCAAGTTGAGCGTCTTCGGCCGGCCGTGATCGATCGCCAGCATGTTCACGGCAAACGACGTTTCCAGCTGGGTGTGCTTGTAAAGGTTGTTGATGACGACCTTGGGGATGGCGTCCCGCTTCAACTCAATCACCAGTCGCGTGTTTTCGTCCGACTCGTTCCGCATCGCCGCGATATCCGCGATCACCTTCTCATTCACCAATTGAGCGATACGCTCCTCCAGAGCCGCCCGGTTGACGTTGTACGGAATCTCCGTGATAATCAGCTGTTCGCGCCCTCCTTTGAGTTGTTCGACTCCTACCTTGCCGCGGATCTTGAGACTACCCCGACCCGTCTGGAAATACTGCTTGATCCCTTCCATGCCACAAACCATGCCCCCGGTCGGGAAATCCGGCCCCTTGATGAACTTGAGCAGCTGCGGCAGGGCGATGTCCGGGTTGTCGATCTGGGCGCAGACCCCGTCAATGATCTCACCCAGATTGTGCGGCGGGATGTTCGTCGCCATGCCCACTGCGATACCCGTGCCTCCATTGATCAATAGATTGGGGAAAGCCGCTGGAAACACGGTCGGCTCCGTCCGAGTCTCGTCATAGTTCGGGACAAAATCCACCGTCTCCTTGTCCATGTCCTGCATGAGGGCCGCGCCCAGATGCGTCATGCGCGCCTCTGTGTAACGCATGGCCGCAGGCGGATCATCCTCAATCGAACCGAAGTTACCCTTGCCGTCCACGAGCCGCTCGCGCATGGCCCACGGTTGCGCCATGTGCACGAGAGTGGGATAAATCACCGCTTCACCGTGCGGATGGTAGTTGCCGCTTGTATCACCGCAGATCTTTGCGCATTTGCGATGTTGTCGGTTCGGAAAAAGCGACAGATCGTGCATCGCGTAAAGGATGCGTCGCTGCGAAGGCTTGAGCCCGTCACGCACGTCCGGCAGTGCGCGGGAAATGATCACCGACATGGAGTAGTCGAGGAACGAATTCTTGATCTCTTCCGCGACGTTGATTTTGGCTATCTTTTCATTTGCCGCAAACAAAGGGGTGTTGCTGACCGGCAGATCGTTCGGGTCTTTTGCTTCAGACATAGGATCAGCGCGGGCTGAGGCCCGCGGTCACAAATTCGGGTTCACACATCCAGGTTTCTCACGTTGAGCGCGTTGTCTTCGATGAACTGCCTCCGCGGTTCGACTTCGTCCCCCATCAGTTTGGTGAACATTTCCTCGGCTTCGACGGCGTCGGTTAAATCGATCCGCAGCAGTTTTCGCCGGGCCGGGTCCATGGTTGTCGCAAAAAGCTCCTTCGCGTCCATTTCCCCCAGGCCTTTGAAGCGCGTGATCTGAATGCCGCGTTTGCCAACTGCCTTCACGCCGCCCAGGATCTCCGCAATGGAGAAGAGCGGACGCACCTCGGCTTTCTCCCCATCGCCTTCGATCAATTCGAAAAGAGGTTTGTCCTGGGCTGCGTAATGTTCAACCTTCAGCCCCTTCCCTGCCAGCTTCGAAAGCAATTCGACGATGGCCTTGCTTTCGTGCAACTCAACGTGTCGTGCCCGTCGACTCTGCGGACCGCGGGATTTTTCGATCATCGCCGTGTCCGATTCCTCTTCGCCGAACAATTTCAGATCGGGATTGTCCGCTCCGAATCTGGCGAGTTCATCTTCCGAGTGAAAGTAATGAACAGTCTCATCGTTTCCTTCCCGCACCTTGACCAGGTGCCTCGGCAGTTCCTGGGTCCTCTTCTGCCGGTGCTCCACATAGTCCCCGAAGTCACCGCCATGCCGGCGCAACGCGCTCGCGTATTTATCGAGTGACTCGAGCAGCTCCAGGATTTCCGCCAGTTGCTTCTGGCTGAATTCCAGGCCATCGGCGAGGTTCTTCAAACGCACCTCTTCCGTTCCAATATGAATCAGAATCCGGTTCAACTGCGCGTCGTCATCAACGTATTCAACGCGTTTTTTGCGTGAAATTGCATACAGGGGCGGCTGGGCGATGTAAACGAAGCCCTTTCGGACCAGTTCGGTCATCTGACGGTAAAAAAACGTCAACAACAGTGTACGAATGTGCGAACCGTCAACGTCCGCGTCCGTCATGATGATAACTTTATGATAGCGCAATTTTTCGAGATTGAACGCGCCTTCTCCCTCGCCGTCGCCGATCCCCGTGCCAATGGCGGTAATCATCGTCCTGATTTCATTGTTATCCAGCACTTTGTTCAATCGGGCCTTCTCCACGTTGATCAGCTTGCCGCGGATCGGGAGAATCGCCTGAAATTTGCGGTCGCGGCCCTGCTTGGCCGAGCCACCGGCGGAATCGCCCTCGACAATGAATAGTTCCGTATTCGCCGGGTCGCGGTCCGAACAATCCGCCAGTTTTCCGGGAAGTCCCCCGCCGGTAAGAGCGCTCTTACGCACTGTCTCCCGTGCCTTGCGGGCCGCCTCGCGCGCCCGCGCGGCCATCAGCGACTTGTCAATCACCCGCTTCGCGATTGAAGGATTCGCGTCAAGAAAAGTCATCAACCCTTCATACACGATCGACGAAACAATACCGTCAATCTCGGTGTTCACCAGTTTGACCTTGGTTTGCGACTCAAATCTGGGATTCGGCAGTTTGACACTCAACACGCAGACCAACCCTTCGCGCACATCATCGCCCGAGATCGCCGGATCCTTCTCCTTCAAGAGGGTGTTCTGTCTTGCGTACTGGTTAATCGCGCGCGTGAGTGCGGTGCGAAACCCGGTCATGTGCGTGCCGCCATCCGGGTTGGCAATGGAGTTGGCAAAACACAGAATCTGATCTGTGTAGCTGTCGTTGTATTGCAGCACACAATCGACGAAAACGTCGTCCTTTTTTGAGCTTAAAACGATCGGCTTGGGATGAATCACCTGTTTGCCTTTACCGATTTGTCTGACGAATTCCTCAATACCGTCCTTGTAAAGAAAGCGTTCGCTTTTTTCGTTACGCTCATCTTTCAAAACGATTTCCAGACCGGGATTCAGAAAGGCCAGTTCGCGCAAACGGTTCGCCAGAATGTCAAATTTGAACTCTGTGGTAAGAGTAAAGATTGTCGGGTCAGGTTTGAAGGTGATCAGCGTGCCGGTATGCTTCGATTTCCCGATCACCTCAAGTTTCCGGATCGTCACACCGCGGGCGAACTCCATGTAATACACCTGTCCGTCCCGTGACACTTCCACCTTGAACCAGTCCGAAAGCGCGTTGACACATTTTGCGCCGACACCGTGAAGGCCGCCGGAGTATTTGTAAGCCCCCTGGCCGAACTTCCCGCCCGCGTGCAGGTTCGTCAATACAAGTTCGACCGCGGGGATTTTGAATTTTGGATGGATATCGACCGGAATGCCCCGTCCATCGTCCCGGATGGAAACAGAACCATCCACGTGAATTGTCAGTTCGACGCGGTCGCAAAAGCCGGCCAGGTGTTCATCGACCGAATTGTCCAGCACCTCAAATACGCAATGATGCAACCCGCGCTCGTCAGGGTCCCCAATGTACATCCCAGGCCGTTTGCGCACCGCCTCCAGGCCTTCCAATTTGTCAATCTTAGATGCGTCGTACTTTTCGGAGGCGTCTCCGGCGCCTTGCTTTTCGCGATTCGCGTTCTCAGAGGATTCGGAGTTTTCGGACATATTCAAGTCTTCCGCCAGAGCATGTTCTTTCAGCATAAAATCGATCCAGACGAGTCATTTGTCCGCGGGACAGACGGTGTGTGAATAATCTAAAAAAAGTGCTCCACGAACACAACTGTTATTTCGGGAATCTCCGGGCAAAAACCACAATCCATTGTGCGGGTGTGAAACGACACCTCGAACGCATTGTGTTCACAACCTGCTCGGGAGAACGGCGAGGACTCGCCCTTCAACTCATTGTGATTACTTCTCGGCCAGGCTCAAGACCACGAACCAGGCGGTGTCGTTCTTGTCGTCGCCGGCCAAAACCAGCAGCTCGCTGGAGTTGATCTTCTGAGTCTTCCTGACCGTTAGTTTGCCTTTGCCATAGAGCTTCACTTCGATTGAGGAATTACCCAGATTCTGGACTTCGATTTCACAGTGATCGCTCATCCTGACCCTCTTTGGAGTCCCGGTACTGGCGGTAAAATTCTGTCGATTGACTTCAAAATAATTCTTCCATTTAAAGACCTTGCGCAACTTTTCCCCTACGCCCCTGTCCATCTCTTTCAATTTGGGATCACCCGGCTTGTCATTGTTTGTGCCCCAGACGAGCTGGGCCTTTAAATTCAACTCCGTGCCCGCGCATCGGACCAGATAGATGCTGGAAAAAAACACCGCGACTGCGGCCAGGGTGATCCCTCCGCAACGAAACATTCTTTTCATGCCAGGGATATTTTGAGGAAAAAGCAGTGCGGCGTAAATCTTATTCGCGATGGCTGTCCACCCAAACCACCGTCATTGCTGCGGCCTCGGATCGGAACGAAAACGAACTGGTTTCCTCCAGTGGCGTTTCAATTTCGTGGCTGTCATCCCACGCCACCGCTGTGGAAAACTTTTCCGGTGTCCATAACGCCATTCCTACGAAGATGGCCAGCGCGCCCAGCGCGCCTGCGGGGGCCAGAAACCGGAGCCACGAAGTTGCCCGCCCCTCGGACACTTCAGCGGTTCGCCGCAGGCCTTCGTCTGCTTTGATTCGTCGTTCGATACCTGACCAGAAAAACTCGCGCGATTCGGGCAGTTTCTGTTCCAACTCATTTTCCGCGACCAATGATTTGGTGGTCCTCAGTTCCTCAAAAAGCGCGCGAGCCTCGACGTCACGACTTAACAGATCTTCCACTGTCCTCACGGCGCCCCCCGAAAGCTCGCGGTCAAGACAAGCCTGCACTTCCAGTTCTGTTTCGTGATTGGTCATCTGATTTGTTCCCGCTTCAACCCTGCCAGCAACACCGCCATTTTCCGCCGCGCATAGAACAACCGGGACATTACCGTACCGATTGAGCATTCCATTTTTTTGGCGATCTCTTTATATTCCAGATCTTCAAATTCGTGCAACACAAGCACTGTTCGATGTTCGTAAGACAGTCTCGCGAGCGCGTCGTCAATACGCCGCCGCAACTCGCCCCGTTCCAACCTTTCTGTCGGATTCGGTGTTGTCACCGGCATCTGCCGTTCCACACCGCCCGAATCCTCGTCCAGTTGTTCGATTGATTCCGCCCGCAGCCGTTTTTGCTTCCGCAACTGGTCGAGGCACAGGTTGATGACGATTCGTGTCATCCACGTGACAAAACTCGCCTCACCCTGGAACTGCTTCAGCCTTTGCCACGCCTTCACCCATGCTTCCTGTGAAAGATCAACCGCTTCTTCCTCATTCCGCATCATGCTGAAAGCCCGCCCGTAAATCTTGTCCCGATGCCGTGCGACCAGTTCTTCAAACGCCTGCATGTCGCCCCTCTGCGCAGCCTTAACGAGCCTTCCGTCCTCAACCGACGGGTAATCTAGTTTCCGCGACATGGGTTCGACGTGAGGAGGTGAAAGGCTATTCAGTCAGGCTACAACTTCCCTTTGGTGGTGGGCAGGACCCCGGCCATGCGCGGATCCCGTTGGCAGGCAAAGCCCACCGCTTTCGCAAACGATTTGAACAGCGCTTCGACAACGTGATGAGGTTCGTCGCCGTAAAGCAGCTCGAGATGGAGGCTGCAGCGCGCCGCATTGACGAATCCTTGGAAGAATTCTTTTGCCAGGCCGAAACGAAACGACGACGACGCGTCCTGGTTTCTTTCCGCGCGGGTGATTTTCTTGTGTGCCATGTCCTCCAGCCCGCGCCAGATCAGGACAGGCCGCCCGCTGAAATCCACAACGCCCCGCGCCAGGCATTCGTCCATCGGGACATACGCCTCCCCCGTGAACGGATTGCGGGGATCGAACCCCGCACCATAGCGCCGAATCCCCTTCTTGTCGCCAAGGGCGCCAGAAAATGCCTGACCCAAAGCGATACCGCAATCCTCCGTGGTGTGATGAGCGTCGACTTCAAGATCGCCTTTACACCACAAGCGCAAATCCACCGCCGCATGCTTCGCAAAGAGCGTCAGCATGTGGTCCAAAAATGGAAGGCCCGTCTTCACCGAGGACTCCCCCCTGCCATCGATGTTCAGCCTGACGATTACGCTCGTCTCTTTGGTGACTCGCTTCACCTGAGCGTGACGCTTTTTCATGGTTCATGATTAAACATTCGTTCCGCGGGAAAACAAAGCGAAAATCCACGTACGCGTATGAAATCGCACCCAGGGCGCGCGCGTGGAACTCACAGATTCGCCTTCGCCAGATGGCGCTCCGCCTCGATGGCCGCCGCGCAACCCATCCCCGCCGCCGTGACCGCCTGCCGATAGACCCGGTCCGAACAATCTCCAGCCACAAATACGCCCGCCACGTTGGTCTCCATTCCGCGCGCCGGTACGATGTAGCCTGCGTCGTCCATATTGATGACCCCCTTGAACAGCTGTGTGTTGGGAAGGTGTCCGATGGCTACGAAAACACCGGCACAGTCCAGCACGTTTTCCTTGCCCGTCTTCACATTCTTCAGCCGCACGCCGGTCACTTTGTCCTGTTTCGCGTCCAGAATTTCAGTCACCACGGTGTCCCAGACCGGCTTGATCTTCGGGTGGGAAAGCGTCCGTTCCGCCATGATTTTCGATGCGCGCAGCGCATCCCGGCGGTGAACCAGATAAACGGTGGAGGCAAAACGCGTGAGATAAGTCGCCTCTTCGCACGCGGAATCACCGCCGCCCACAACGACAAGCGGGTGATTGCGGAACATCGGCAACGCTCCATCACATGTTGCGCAATACGTCACGCCCTTTTTATCCAGAAGTTTTTCGCTTTCTATCCCAAGATGACGATGACCCGCTCCGCTGGCAATGATGACGGTTTGCGTTTCCACGTTCTCTCCGTCAACGGTCAGCACGAATGGTCGCTTTGACAGATCTGCGCTCTCGACGGTGCCGAATTTTACCCGCGCGCCGAACCTCTCGGCTTGCTTCTGCACTCGCGTCATCAGTTCGTAGCCGTCAATACCATCGGGAAAGCCCGGAAAATTTTCAACAATACTGGTTGTCGTCAACAACCCTCCGGGCATCGT
This region of Candidatus Angelobacter sp. genomic DNA includes:
- the gyrA gene encoding DNA gyrase subunit A, whose protein sequence is MSEAKDPNDLPVSNTPLFAANEKIAKINVAEEIKNSFLDYSMSVIISRALPDVRDGLKPSQRRILYAMHDLSLFPNRQHRKCAKICGDTSGNYHPHGEAVIYPTLVHMAQPWAMRERLVDGKGNFGSIEDDPPAAMRYTEARMTHLGAALMQDMDKETVDFVPNYDETRTEPTVFPAAFPNLLINGGTGIAVGMATNIPPHNLGEIIDGVCAQIDNPDIALPQLLKFIKGPDFPTGGMVCGMEGIKQYFQTGRGSLKIRGKVGVEQLKGGREQLIITEIPYNVNRAALEERIAQLVNEKVIADIAAMRNESDENTRLVIELKRDAIPKVVINNLYKHTQLETSFAVNMLAIDHGRPKTLNLKELINCYIEHRREVVVRRTKFELRKAEDRAEVLEGYLIALANLDEFIHLIRSSNNREEAKIKLLAFEFTRAQVQGFGLRLRNEARFNNGRYSLSETQVGAILDLRLYQLTGLEIDKVEAEYKTLLETIRDLMDILAKEARVLAIIKSELKEIKEKYATPRLTDLVPDEGEIAIEDLIANEGVIITLTHNGLIKRTNTSSYRAQRRGGKGVIGMTTRDGSAVDGEEADFIEHLFTASTHDYLMFFTNTGRVYVERVHEIPDMGRAAKGRSIANLLELKTGETVAALIRILAKSGPNNDDQTWQQPGFIFFATKRGTVKKTALDEFANIRKGGIIAIGIEPGDALIDVKSTTGQSEVVLITRDGMSIRFGEEDVRSMGRPATGVRGINLEKDDAVVAAAVVVSDATLLVAGEQGVGKRTSFEEYRKQSRGGKGIITMKTTEKTGAVVGALTVKDEDEIMLITVGGQMVRTSVKDIRETGRNTQGVKLINLETGDKLQAIAPVISEEKGDADENPAQQ
- the trxB gene encoding thioredoxin-disulfide reductase, translating into MEKVVIIGTGCAGLTAALYTARANLSPLVLTGTMPGGLLTTTSIVENFPGFPDGIDGYELMTRVQKQAERFGARVKFGTVESADLSKRPFVLTVDGENVETQTVIIASGAGHRHLGIESEKLLDKKGVTYCATCDGALPMFRNHPLVVVGGGDSACEEATYLTRFASTVYLVHRRDALRASKIMAERTLSHPKIKPVWDTVVTEILDAKQDKVTGVRLKNVKTGKENVLDCAGVFVAIGHLPNTQLFKGVINMDDAGYIVPARGMETNVAGVFVAGDCSDRVYRQAVTAAGMGCAAAIEAERHLAKANL
- a CDS encoding sigma-70 family RNA polymerase sigma factor is translated as MSRKLDYPSVEDGRLVKAAQRGDMQAFEELVARHRDKIYGRAFSMMRNEEEAVDLSQEAWVKAWQRLKQFQGEASFVTWMTRIVINLCLDQLRKQKRLRAESIEQLDEDSGGVERQMPVTTPNPTERLERGELRRRIDDALARLSYEHRTVLVLHEFEDLEYKEIAKKMECSIGTVMSRLFYARRKMAVLLAGLKREQIR
- a CDS encoding imidazoleglycerol-phosphate dehydratase, producing the protein MKKRHAQVKRVTKETSVIVRLNIDGRGESSVKTGLPFLDHMLTLFAKHAAVDLRLWCKGDLEVDAHHTTEDCGIALGQAFSGALGDKKGIRRYGAGFDPRNPFTGEAYVPMDECLARGVVDFSGRPVLIWRGLEDMAHKKITRAERNQDASSSFRFGLAKEFFQGFVNAARCSLHLELLYGDEPHHVVEALFKSFAKAVGFACQRDPRMAGVLPTTKGKL
- the gyrB gene encoding DNA topoisomerase (ATP-hydrolyzing) subunit B encodes the protein MSENSESSENANREKQGAGDASEKYDASKIDKLEGLEAVRKRPGMYIGDPDERGLHHCVFEVLDNSVDEHLAGFCDRVELTIHVDGSVSIRDDGRGIPVDIHPKFKIPAVELVLTNLHAGGKFGQGAYKYSGGLHGVGAKCVNALSDWFKVEVSRDGQVYYMEFARGVTIRKLEVIGKSKHTGTLITFKPDPTIFTLTTEFKFDILANRLRELAFLNPGLEIVLKDERNEKSERFLYKDGIEEFVRQIGKGKQVIHPKPIVLSSKKDDVFVDCVLQYNDSYTDQILCFANSIANPDGGTHMTGFRTALTRAINQYARQNTLLKEKDPAISGDDVREGLVCVLSVKLPNPRFESQTKVKLVNTEIDGIVSSIVYEGLMTFLDANPSIAKRVIDKSLMAARAREAARKARETVRKSALTGGGLPGKLADCSDRDPANTELFIVEGDSAGGSAKQGRDRKFQAILPIRGKLINVEKARLNKVLDNNEIRTMITAIGTGIGDGEGEGAFNLEKLRYHKVIIMTDADVDGSHIRTLLLTFFYRQMTELVRKGFVYIAQPPLYAISRKKRVEYVDDDAQLNRILIHIGTEEVRLKNLADGLEFSQKQLAEILELLESLDKYASALRRHGGDFGDYVEHRQKRTQELPRHLVKVREGNDETVHYFHSEDELARFGADNPDLKLFGEEESDTAMIEKSRGPQSRRARHVELHESKAIVELLSKLAGKGLKVEHYAAQDKPLFELIEGDGEKAEVRPLFSIAEILGGVKAVGKRGIQITRFKGLGEMDAKELFATTMDPARRKLLRIDLTDAVEAEEMFTKLMGDEVEPRRQFIEDNALNVRNLDV